GACGTGTCTTGGTGTAACCAATTTagcaaaattaatattttatactgCCCTCACTTGGGAGAAAGACATACATGACACAGATACACGCCGTGGTGGCGTCCCCATGCCATTATAATGAAGATGTATAAATTTTTGTCTCCATATCCTTATTTCATTGACAAAGAATGTCGCGTGACAGTTTACTCGTGTCATGTAAGTCGTTATTCTCACTTAGAGGTTCTTGCTTAACTACGACTACTCTTTGGGCTTAAAATAGCTGGGCTCAAAAGATTCGGGCTGCCCCAGCCCGTTAACGATTGCATATATCGACAGTTTAAAAGTTGTCAGAAATACCTATCATTCAAAACCcgcggaggaggaggaagacagAGTGTGTACCCCTTTGGTTTTTGTCTGTTGAGTAATGAGTTGGAACGGCTATTTTCCCAGCGCCGCCTAATCCCTGAAGCCATTCAAAAATGGCTGCAAGTCTCGCTCACAGTCACAGCTCTTACCTCTACAACTCCACCTCCCCGCCACCGAGCCTTTTACGAAAACGAGCCGCTGAGCCGAAAGCAAACCAAAGCTCCGACCAGCCGAAGTTTCCTAAGTTGGTTCGTGGAATCCGAAAACTATCAGAGAATCCGAGCACCTCGATTGAACCCCTCAACAACTATGCGCTCAAACAGGCTCTTCAAGAACATGTGGAATCTGGGTCCATAGAGGATGCACTCCGGGTGTTTGAGAAAATGTCCCATTCAGATACGTATTACTGGAATGTTATGATTAGAGGTCTCACTGATAACGGGTTGTTCCGGGAGGCGATTGGTTTTTATCATAGGATGCAAAGTGAAGGTGTTCGAGCCGATAATTATACCTACCCATTTGTGATCAAGGCTTGTGGTGGGTTGTTGTCGTTGGATGAAGGACAAAAGGTTCATGGGAAGTTGTTTAAGGTCGGGTTGGATTTGGATGTTTATATCGGTAACTCGCTTTGTGCTGCGTATGCAAAACTTGGTTGCATAGAGTATGCAGAGAGAGTGTTTGACGAAATGCCTGTTAAAGACTTGGTTTCTTGGAATTCTATGATTGGCGGGTATGCTGCTGTTGGGGATGGTTGGAGGGCGATGGTTTGTTTTCAGGAAATGCAGGTGCTCGGTATGAAGCCTGATAGATTCAGTATGATTGGCGGTCTTAACGCTTGTGCTATTGATTGCTTTCTCCAACCCGGGAAGGAAATCCATTGCCAGGTTCTTAAATGTATGCTTGAATCAGATGTCATGGTGCACACCTCGCTTATCGACATGTACCACAAATGTGGTAGAGTGGACTATGCAGAGAGGTTGTTTGATGAGATTTGCACCAAGAATGTTGTGGTTTGGAATGCAATGATACATGGGTATACTCTAAATGCTCAGCCGCTTGAGTCACTTTCTTGCTTGAAAAAAATGCAAGAGGCAGATAAGTTGATTCCTGATGCTATCACAATGATCAATTTTCTTCCCTCTTGCACACAACTAGGAGCCCTATTGGAAGGTAAATCAATCCATGGCTATGCCATTAGACGAGGTTTTCTCCCTCATATTGTATTTGAAACTGCACTGATCGATTTGTATGGTGCCTGCGGCAGGATAAATTTGGCAGAACGTATATTTGGTCAGCTAATTGAAAAGAACTTGATATCGTGGAATAGCATGATTTCTGCATATGTACAAAGTGGACATAACAGGGAAGCCTTGGAATTATTTTGGGATCTCTTGAATGAACCGCTTGAACCGGATGCAATTACATTTTCAAGCATCATACCTGCCTATTGTGAAGTAGCATCCATTGGGGAGCGGAAGCAAATTCATGGTTGTATCACAAAATTGGAGCACAACTCAAATACATTAATCTTGAATGCAACTGTTTacatgtatgcaaaatgtggGTATCTGGAGACGGCGCGAGAAGTTTTTGATAGGATGATATTCAGGGATACCAGTTCGTGGAACACTATAATTATGGCTTATGCAATTCAT
This genomic stretch from Pyrus communis chromosome 2, drPyrComm1.1, whole genome shotgun sequence harbors:
- the LOC137725435 gene encoding pentatricopeptide repeat-containing protein At4g35130, chloroplastic-like — translated: MAASLAHSHSSYLYNSTSPPPSLLRKRAAEPKANQSSDQPKFPKLVRGIRKLSENPSTSIEPLNNYALKQALQEHVESGSIEDALRVFEKMSHSDTYYWNVMIRGLTDNGLFREAIGFYHRMQSEGVRADNYTYPFVIKACGGLLSLDEGQKVHGKLFKVGLDLDVYIGNSLCAAYAKLGCIEYAERVFDEMPVKDLVSWNSMIGGYAAVGDGWRAMVCFQEMQVLGMKPDRFSMIGGLNACAIDCFLQPGKEIHCQVLKCMLESDVMVHTSLIDMYHKCGRVDYAERLFDEICTKNVVVWNAMIHGYTLNAQPLESLSCLKKMQEADKLIPDAITMINFLPSCTQLGALLEGKSIHGYAIRRGFLPHIVFETALIDLYGACGRINLAERIFGQLIEKNLISWNSMISAYVQSGHNREALELFWDLLNEPLEPDAITFSSIIPAYCEVASIGERKQIHGCITKLEHNSNTLILNATVYMYAKCGYLETAREVFDRMIFRDTSSWNTIIMAYAIHGFGRISIEFFSKMRDNGIQPNESTFVSLLMACSVSGMVDEGWKYYSSMKRDYGIDPGIEHCGCMIDLLGRTGNLDRAKIFIEEISLLPTARIWGSLLTASRNNRNIELAELAAEHILSSEHDNTGCYILLANMYSEAGRWEDVERLKSHMKQRGLRKTVACSFVETKCRPYRFINQDTTHVETYMIYAVLDLILRKIGEDKYVNSITKFRPLDLKRKRANSAESHSVRLAICFGLISTEIRHPVVVRKNTRICEECHSAAKKISEITKREIIVGDSKVFHHFIDGNCSCRDYW